A region of Salvelinus namaycush isolate Seneca chromosome 9, SaNama_1.0, whole genome shotgun sequence DNA encodes the following proteins:
- the kiaa1549la gene encoding UPF0606 protein KIAA1549L — translation MCAYEGHYNESSRHAALPQDPAVPSNLSARATPVEDGPRAPPAIPTDPTDPSGLTAESTREQPVQPSVLANASSLASSSAINSDNQTAGTTDPLSLAPVTNSTSNTSPEEGDSSLHANPDLPTVPVSSLATLGESDVILPDNVTSPFSTHTWNTTTPARADTNTTTPSTTAAHTNPTPDSVTNDSLQLTTVTTTTVTPLTVTTTTVTPQTITASTTEAVTTTTWTTTTTQEVTTLQETTVMATTTDQTTTTTTTVPTTTTNAPTTTLTIPTTTKGTTPGPTTTEPTPTSPEGEHLPCNITEKTWVKTVLSMQLWRNRLDIMTRQNLSKGLTYALQRAFNDTNVYVQVERDLCSPHNVTLGYYVASGKTVYIASVVVETMNAYGFDKVLADIRQHSPLVKAVLLPVAPWASSFSVHLQLKTVLRFVGPEDNVNSCSFVQMMEQRLENAFEEAQDKVLESYNGLSVEIQSTAQVIGSPAVSLVYVVKNDNAVLNGTVSSGLLNQLTAELVGYFLFFPPLIIAEPLEYHNLNTSTATKHYWVITVIQDVDSSSLEGNYQSFASLMEQRLAELFLVSGRQGSQGSRFRRATTVGSYTVQMVGIRRLPGPKNSAEMTYYAQLNGAPITGTTAAKTLSTLDSQTMALTLGYFVLLQADPVVKVPPANLWIMAVLTPVALVMVVVAMVTAILCKRNRVIFKTNAFRSFKPRSKHVQGFDYAKKHMGHQQGEETISVTKETLVLGLPVRDAPLSLDRKVHQDGTASKRPPSADIIHKGLPSEDGSVASSESGKLNTGKSLAARRAAAQKSTKEDLLHKRNDPYEDHTGSLRLITIKPMAAQPTYSYPSSSSHSQDSVVLNGEANMGLKQKTDIEHYRNKVRQKAKRKGYCDFPITDNGIHPFNPRERHSRPEMAKEPMTAEEKRASYAGCHIRRHPPSREPAYWSRQSLVASSPSPVETEMDLLVLRERSRRGIRNSGYDAEPETFQETNVDRLMCSLGYGGSHQVKGLSDSSTLSSQPSIDEVRQQMHILLGNAFGLAPDEPSPASHHHHHHPHPHLHSSYNPSHTSAYSEGVTSAPGTMNHPCGGGHQRGSAYGPEIHQCSLPKPGFRFTQLPDMGVGPPPPLIPSRPGPPTGTSMRLSSPDVSLKPRVSEASEMQSQHNGAPYLLINRAPFPAVTVDQSMTSYSGNPMTGVYAISANRPGYSDYFVMPPPASYGSPSWMSYPPEPEDIPHQWNDTAVGPPSLTLSTPGLKHPALPFTPGPGYWPLAFLLSPARPSLLCSLSPRSPRPHSLHVNCHQPAEDGLDYSTAALSLMVVPHTSSTLVHTIQRQGWQSWTN, via the exons atGTGCGcgt ATGAAGGGCACTACAACGAGTCATCAAGGCATGCGGCTCTGCCTCAGGACCCAGCCGTGCCCTCTAACCTCTCTGCCAGGGCAACGCCAGTGGAGGACGGGCCCCGGGCCCCTCCAGCCATACCCACGGACCCAACAGACCCATCAGGGTTGACAGCAGAAAGCACCAGAGAGCAGCCTGTGCAACCGTCAGTGCTAGCTAATGCCTCCTCCTTAGCCTCCTCCTCAGCCATCAACAGTGACAATCAAACAGCAGGAACAACAGACCCTTTGTCTTTAGCCCCTGTAACCAACAGCACCTCAAACACCAGCCCAG AGGAGGGAGACAGCAGTTTGCATGCGAACCCAGATTTACCTACAGTCCCAGTGTCCTCTCTGGCCACATTGGGGGAGAGCGACGTCATCCTCCCAGACAATGTGACTAGTCCTTTCTCCACTCACACATGGAACACCACTACACCTGCAAGGGCTGACACCAACACCACTACACCATCCACCACAGCAGCACACACCAACCCAACACCAGACTCTGTGACCAATGACAGTCTACAGCTCACAACTGTGACCACCACGACCGTCACGCCCCTGACCGTGACCACCACAACTGTGACACCCCAGACCATCACAGCTTCGACCACAGAGGCTGTTACAACCACAACCTGGACCACTACGACCACACAGGAAGTGACCACCCTCCAAGAGACCACAGTGATGGCAACCACAACTGACCAAACCACGACCACAACCACAACCGTTCCCACTACAACTACAAATGCACCGACTACCACTTTGACGATCCCCACCACCACTAAAGGAACAACCCCTGGACCGACCACAACTGAACCTACCCCCACCAGTCCTGAAGGGGAGCATCTACCATGTAACATCACTGAGAAGACCTGGGTCAAAACAG TTTTGTCCATGCAGCTGTGGAGGAACAGGCTTGATATCATGACGAGGCAGAATCTGTCTAAAGGACTCACCTATGCTCTACAGAGGGCCTTCAATGACACCAATGTTTATGTCCAG GTTGAACGTGACCTCTGCAGCCCTCATAATGTCACTCTTGGGTACTATGTAGCCAGTGGGAAAACGGTCTACATAGCATCTGTGGTGGTGGAGACAATGAATGCCTATGGCTTTGACAAAGTGCTGGCAGACATCCGGCAGCACAGTCCTCTGGTGAAGGCTGTTCTGCTCCCTGTAGCCCCCTGGGCCTCCAGCTTCAGTGTCCATCTGCAGCTCAAAACAG TTCTCAGGTTCGTCGGGCCAGAAGACAACGTCAACTCCTGCAGTTTTGTTCAAATGATGGAACAACGGCTGGAGAATGCATTTGAGGAAGCTCAGGACAAAGTGCTGGAATCTTACAACGGGCTTTCTGTGGAG ATCCAGAGCACCGCCCAGGTGATTGGCTCTCCTGCCGTGTCTCTGGTCTACGTGGTGAAGAATGACAACGCGGTGCTGAACGGAACCGTCTCCAGCGGTCTCCTGAACCAGCTGACCGCAGAGCTGGTGGGCTACTTCCTCTTCTTCCCCCCGCTCATCATCGCTGAGC CACTAGAGTACCACAACCTCAACACATCCACTGCCACAAAGCACTACTGGGTGATCACAG TAATTCAGGATGTTGACAGCTCTTCTCTGGAAGGGAATTATCAGAGCTTTGCTAGTTTAATGGAGCAGCGGCTGGCTGAGCTGTTTTTGGTGTCTGGGCGTCAGGGGAGTCAGGGGAGCCGCTTTAGAAGGGCCACCACCGTCGGGAGCTACACCGTCCAG ATGGTTGGCATTCGTCGACTCCCTGGGCCGAAGAACTCAGCCGAAATGACCTACTATGCCCAACTGAACGGTGCCCCCATAACTGGCACCACTGCAGCTAAGACCCTCAGTACCTTGGATTCCCAAACCATGGCCCTCACTCTGGGCTACTTTGTCCTGCTCCAAGCTGATC CTGTGGTAAAGGTCCCGCCTGCCAATCTGTGGATCATGGCTGTGCTGACGCCTGTTGCCCTGGTGATGGTCGTTGTCGCCATGGTCACCGCCATCCTGTGCAAGAGGAACAGGGTCATCTTCAAGACCAATGCTTTCAGGAGCTTCAAACCCCGCTCCAAG CATGTGCAGGGATTTGACTATGCCAAGAAGCACATGGGCCATCAGCAAGGTGAGGAGACCATCTCTGTTACCAAGGAGACGCTGGTTCTGGGCCTACCAGTGAGAGATGCCCCGTTGTCATTGGACAGGAAGGTGCACCAGGATGGGACCGCCTCTAAAAGACCTCCTTCTGCTGACATCATCCACAAAGG GTTGCCAAGCGAGGACGGCTCGGTTGCAAGCAGCGAATCCGGGAAACTCAACACGGGCAAGAGCTTGGCGGCACGGAGGGCTGCGGCACAGAAGAGCACCAAGGAAGATCTGCTGCACAAGAGGAACG ATCCCTACGAGGACCACACTGGCTCACTGCGACTCATCACCATCAAGCCAATGGCGGCCCAGCCCACATACTCCTACCCATCCTCCTCCAGTCACAGCCAGGACTCAGTCGTCCTCAACGGGGAG GCAAACATGGGGCTCAAGCAGAAAACCGACATCGAACACTACAGGAACAAAGTACGCCAGAAAGCCAAGAGAAAAGGCTACTGTGATTTCCCCATCACAGACAATGGCATCCACCCATTCAACCCCAGAGAGAGGCACAGTAGGCCTGAGATGGCAAAGGAGCCAATGACTGCTGAGGAGAAGAGGGCCTCCTATGCAGGATGCCACATCAGGAG GCACCCCCCGTCGAGAGAGCCAGCCTACTGGAGCCGTCAGTCCCTGGTCGCCAGCAGCCCTAGCCCCGTGGAGACGGAGATGGACCTGCTGGTCCTCAGGGAGAGGTCCAGGAGAGGCATCCGCAACAGCGGTTATGAC GCAGAGCCAGAGACGTTCCAGGAGACCAACGTGGACCGACTGATGTGCTCCCTGGGTTATGGTGGAAGCCATCAGGTCAAAGGTCTCTCGGACTCGTCCACTCTGAGCTCTCAGCCCTCCATCGACGAGGTCCGGCAGCAGATGCATATCCTGCTGGGTAATGCCTTTGGGCTGGCCCCAGACGAGCCCTCGCCTGccagccaccaccaccaccaccaccctcaccCCCACCTCCACAGTTCCTACAATCCCAGCCACACTAGCGCTTACTCCGAAGGGGTGACCAGCGCCCCTGGCACCATGAACCATCCATGCGGAGGAGGCCACCAGCGCGGGTCTGCCTACGGGCCGGAGATCCACCAGTGTAGCTTACCCAAACCT GGCTTCAGGTTCACTCAGCTTCCTGACATGGGCGTTGGACCCCCACCTCCTCTGATACCCTCCAGGCCTGGACCCCCAACCGGGACCTCAATGAGGCT TTCTTCACCCGATGTCAGCCTGAAGCCTCGTGTTTCCGAGGCCTCTGAGATGCAGAGTCAGCACAATGGTGCCCCCTATCTGCTTATCAACAGAGCGCCCTTCCCTGCTGTTACTGTTGACCAGTCCATGACCAGCTACTCAG GAAACCCAATGACAGGAGTCTACGCCATATCAGCCAACCGCCCTGGTTACTCAGACTACTTTGTCATGCCTCCACCAGCGTCGTATGGAAGCCCATCCTGGATGTCCTACCCACCAGAACCCGAGGACATCCCACACCAGTGGAATGATACT GCAGTAGGGCCTCCCTCCCTCACATTGAGTACCCCTGGACTCAAGCACCCCGCCCTGCCCTTCACCCCTGGCCCTGGCTACTGGCCCCTGGCCTTCCTCCTCAGCCCAGCCAggccctctctgctctgctctctgagCCCCAGGTCTCCCAGACCTCACAGCCTCCATGTCAACTGCCACCAGCCAGCAGAGGATGGCctagactacagtacagcagCACTATCCCTCATGGTAGTGCCACATACATCCTCTACCCTGGTCCACACCATCCAACGACAGGGCTGGCAAAGCTGGACTAACTAA